Proteins encoded by one window of Winogradskyella sp. PG-2:
- a CDS encoding glycosyltransferase has product MIRVLQIIDSLHVGGAERVAVNYANGLANFVDESHLCVTREEGPLLKSVNSNIGYIYLNKKSTLDIKAIFKLKKYVAKNRIDILHAHSSSFFIAILVKTLLPRLKIVWHDHYGNSEFLNQRPKTILRLSSRFFSHIFSVNSQLKDWSINNLVCKKVSYIKNFAVLNKVISDLTILAGKEDKRILCLANLRKQKNHIRLLEAFEIIKNKYPDWSLHCVGKDFKDAYSELFFNKVKALNLKEDVYFYDSRSDILNIMKQCNIGLLISKSEGLPLALLEYGIAKLPVISTNVGNCGMLISNESLGVLLSTDNKQEVADAIIYYIENEKYMKSSASNFNTKIKNEYSRDVILKDILGIYESIISLKRPN; this is encoded by the coding sequence ATGATTAGAGTTCTACAAATAATTGATTCTTTACATGTTGGTGGTGCTGAGAGAGTTGCTGTCAATTATGCCAATGGTCTTGCGAACTTTGTAGATGAGTCGCATTTATGTGTCACAAGAGAAGAAGGGCCTTTATTAAAAAGTGTTAATTCAAATATTGGTTATATCTATCTAAACAAGAAATCAACACTAGACATTAAAGCTATTTTTAAGCTAAAAAAATATGTAGCTAAAAACAGAATAGATATTCTACATGCACATTCTTCATCTTTTTTTATAGCAATTTTAGTAAAAACACTACTGCCAAGACTAAAGATTGTGTGGCACGATCATTATGGTAATAGTGAATTCCTCAATCAAAGACCGAAAACAATTTTACGTTTATCTTCAAGATTTTTCTCTCATATTTTTAGTGTTAATTCTCAATTAAAGGATTGGTCTATAAATAATTTGGTATGTAAAAAAGTTAGTTATATCAAGAATTTTGCAGTTTTAAATAAGGTAATTTCAGATTTAACAATCTTAGCAGGTAAAGAGGATAAGCGTATATTGTGTCTAGCAAACCTTCGTAAGCAAAAAAATCATATAAGACTTTTAGAGGCTTTCGAAATTATAAAAAACAAGTATCCAGATTGGTCACTTCATTGTGTTGGTAAAGATTTTAAAGACGCTTATTCAGAATTGTTTTTTAATAAAGTAAAAGCTCTCAATCTAAAAGAAGATGTTTATTTTTATGATAGTAGGTCTGATATTCTTAATATTATGAAGCAATGTAATATTGGTTTGTTGATTTCTAAATCAGAGGGCTTACCTTTAGCATTATTAGAATACGGAATTGCAAAATTACCTGTAATCTCTACTAATGTTGGAAACTGTGGAATGCTTATTTCTAATGAATCGTTAGGTGTTTTATTAAGTACTGATAACAAACAAGAAGTAGCTGATGCTATTATTTATTATATTGAAAATGAAAAATACATGAAATCTTCTGCTTCTAATTTTAATACAAAAATTAAGAATGAGTATTCTCGTGATGTAATTCTAAAAGATATTCTAGGTATTTATGAATCGATAATATCATTAAAAAGGCCAAATTAA
- a CDS encoding glycosyltransferase family 4 protein yields MIKRNKTLSIFTLVVHKEVQGNLYGYAPYIREMNMWISHYDQVLVVSPFSKSKELEEIDLNYSHSNLRLMKIPEFNVKSILSIIKLVFNLPVIIYKMAKVMHSSDHLHFRCPSNVSAVAAVVQVFFPSRPKSTKYAGNWDPNSNQPLGYRFQKWLLSNTYLTKKMKVLVYGEWKNQSKSVVPFMSATYAETEKLPFKKRNFSEKLKFVFIGAMVIGKRPLLTVKIIQALLEKGIDSELHMFGDGILIDEVRAFISDHNLDNSIVIHGNQNKEVVKTCLLDAHFTILPSKSEGWPKAIAEGMFFGAIPISTEISCLPWILDYGKRGILIDSELNNAVNTIVEDLNKGDAYLNTMSKNAQVWSQEYTVNRLQQEIEKVVNQE; encoded by the coding sequence TTGATAAAAAGAAATAAAACACTTTCAATTTTTACGCTTGTAGTTCATAAAGAGGTTCAAGGTAATTTATATGGTTATGCACCGTATATTAGAGAAATGAACATGTGGATAAGTCATTACGACCAAGTTTTGGTTGTATCACCTTTTAGTAAGTCTAAGGAGTTAGAGGAAATAGATTTGAATTATTCTCATTCAAATTTACGCCTCATGAAAATCCCAGAATTTAATGTAAAGTCCATCCTTAGTATTATTAAACTAGTTTTTAATCTTCCAGTTATCATTTATAAAATGGCAAAGGTGATGCACTCATCAGACCATCTGCATTTTCGTTGTCCAAGTAATGTATCTGCAGTTGCAGCAGTAGTTCAAGTTTTTTTTCCAAGTAGGCCAAAGAGTACAAAATATGCAGGTAATTGGGATCCAAACAGTAATCAGCCTTTGGGTTATAGGTTTCAGAAATGGTTATTAAGTAATACCTATTTAACAAAAAAAATGAAGGTTTTGGTTTATGGGGAATGGAAAAACCAATCAAAATCTGTAGTTCCCTTTATGTCAGCTACATACGCTGAAACAGAAAAATTACCATTTAAAAAACGCAATTTCTCTGAGAAATTGAAATTTGTCTTTATTGGCGCTATGGTTATTGGTAAACGACCTTTGTTAACGGTTAAAATTATTCAGGCTTTATTAGAAAAAGGAATAGATTCTGAACTTCATATGTTTGGAGATGGTATTTTAATAGATGAGGTTAGAGCATTTATTTCTGACCATAATTTAGATAATTCGATAGTCATACACGGAAATCAAAATAAAGAAGTTGTAAAGACATGCTTATTGGATGCTCATTTTACAATATTACCTTCTAAAAGTGAAGGATGGCCAAAGGCAATCGCTGAAGGCATGTTTTTTGGTGCCATTCCTATATCTACAGAGATATCTTGTCTGCCGTGGATTCTAGATTATGGAAAACGAGGTATATTAATTGATTCAGAATTAAATAATGCAGTTAATACTATAGTTGAAGATTTAAATAAAGGTGATGCTTACTTAAACACAATGTCTAAAAACGCACAAGTTTGGTCCCAAGAATATACAGTCAATAGATTACAGCAAGAAATTGAAAAAGTCGTTAACCAAGAATGA
- a CDS encoding sulfotransferase has product MNLILNGPGRSGTTLLSKMMSYHKDFAWISGWVNRYPSMIYLSYFNNLYRLNLANFDLASLKKIPKPTEAYGFWNYYLEKFVNDYEPNEHEVIKTKSALCKLIEVQGKEHFVTKITGDLRLSVLNKLFTNYKIIWIERDPRVVVSSYIKQRWFYKDKVEEFNKMTMNDKIRFYSKFYLKHYHNALNVNKKLVFYEDLCENPIQFFEDLLNTMNLEFTEWHKTKIRSHNITKVNWSHYEKNYKENEIQLLQALLKQPLEDYNYI; this is encoded by the coding sequence ATGAATTTAATTCTAAATGGACCTGGAAGATCTGGAACGACATTATTGAGTAAAATGATGAGTTACCACAAAGATTTTGCTTGGATCTCTGGATGGGTAAATCGGTATCCAAGCATGATTTATTTATCATATTTTAATAATTTATATAGATTGAATTTAGCCAATTTTGACTTGGCTAGTTTAAAAAAAATACCCAAACCAACTGAAGCCTATGGTTTTTGGAATTATTATTTAGAAAAATTTGTAAATGATTATGAGCCAAACGAACACGAAGTGATAAAAACAAAGAGCGCGCTTTGTAAATTAATTGAAGTTCAAGGAAAAGAGCACTTTGTGACTAAAATCACAGGTGATTTAAGATTAAGTGTTTTAAATAAACTATTTACAAATTATAAAATCATTTGGATTGAAAGAGATCCTAGAGTAGTGGTTAGTTCTTATATTAAACAACGATGGTTTTATAAAGATAAAGTTGAAGAATTTAATAAAATGACAATGAATGACAAAATTAGGTTTTATTCTAAATTCTACTTAAAACATTATCATAATGCTTTGAATGTCAATAAAAAGCTTGTTTTTTATGAAGATCTTTGTGAAAATCCAATTCAATTTTTTGAAGATTTGTTGAATACTATGAATTTAGAATTTACAGAATGGCATAAAACAAAAATTAGAAGTCATAATATTACCAAAGTTAATTGGTCGCATTATGAAAAAAACTATAAAGAGAATGAAATACAGTTACTCCAAGCATTATTAAAGCAACCATTAGAAGATTACAATTATATTTAA
- a CDS encoding glycosyltransferase family 4 protein, giving the protein MHICFITNEYPKLEFPHGGVGTFIHTISHKLIEKGYKVSVIGINIYTKIDETEQDGEVSIFRLKPRSLKGLTWYLNTKSINKKLVELHNRLPIDIVETAELGLSFIKKNKSIKYVIRLHGGHHFFAESENRKVSWWKGFQEKKSFKNADAFVAVSQYVKSHTAKFLSYNNKPITIIRYPINLEVFKPKPEIEIEPNTILFAGTVCEKKGVNQLLEAMPKVIEQNKDAQLFIYGRDWFFKDGSSYIAYLKNEILPKLGNTVNYVHFMGAVPFKILANKYAAAEICVFPSLMETQGLVAPEAMAMNKLVIFSNCGPGPETIEHKKTGLLCNPYDSDDISKQINWALSHKKDCQHISINARKFVTQTFDVEKITIENIEFYNLITV; this is encoded by the coding sequence ATGCATATTTGTTTTATCACTAATGAGTATCCTAAACTAGAATTTCCGCATGGAGGAGTAGGTACATTTATTCATACAATTAGCCATAAATTAATTGAAAAAGGGTATAAAGTTTCTGTTATTGGTATAAATATTTATACTAAGATTGACGAAACAGAACAAGATGGCGAAGTTTCTATTTTTAGATTAAAGCCTAGAAGTTTAAAAGGTTTGACCTGGTATCTCAATACTAAATCAATTAATAAGAAGCTAGTTGAACTTCATAATCGTCTACCTATTGATATTGTTGAAACTGCTGAATTAGGTTTATCGTTTATTAAAAAAAATAAGTCTATTAAATATGTAATTCGTTTACATGGCGGACATCATTTTTTCGCTGAATCTGAGAACAGAAAAGTGTCTTGGTGGAAAGGATTTCAAGAAAAAAAATCTTTTAAAAATGCAGATGCTTTTGTTGCTGTATCTCAATATGTTAAGTCTCATACCGCTAAATTTTTAAGCTATAACAATAAGCCTATTACGATTATACGTTATCCAATAAATTTAGAAGTATTTAAACCAAAGCCAGAAATAGAAATAGAGCCAAACACCATTTTATTTGCAGGTACAGTTTGCGAGAAAAAAGGCGTTAATCAATTACTAGAGGCAATGCCTAAAGTCATAGAACAAAATAAGGATGCTCAATTATTTATTTATGGGCGCGATTGGTTTTTTAAAGATGGAAGCTCTTACATAGCATATCTAAAGAATGAGATTTTACCAAAATTAGGTAATACAGTTAATTATGTACATTTTATGGGTGCAGTGCCTTTTAAAATTTTGGCAAACAAATATGCAGCTGCAGAAATATGTGTATTCCCATCTTTAATGGAGACGCAAGGTTTGGTTGCACCAGAAGCAATGGCGATGAATAAATTGGTTATATTTTCAAATTGTGGACCTGGCCCAGAAACTATAGAACATAAAAAAACAGGACTTCTTTGTAATCCTTATGATAGTGATGATATATCCAAACAGATTAATTGGGCCTTGAGTCATAAAAAAGATTGTCAACACATCTCAATAAATGCTAGAAAATTTGTAACACAAACATTTGATGTAGAAAAAATAACGATAGAGAATATTGAATTTTATAATTTAATTACAGTTTAG
- a CDS encoding MBOAT family O-acyltransferase translates to MLFNSLDFAFFLPIVFVLYWFVVNKKISVQNFFLVLVSYVFYGWWDWRFLSLIIFSSLVDYLLGKKIYATSNSAKRKLFLYASVAVNIGFLGFFKYYNFFVESFVSSFSYFGLDFNVSTLKIILPVGISFYTFQTLSYTIDVYRGKLKPAKDPISFFTFVSFFPQLVAGPIERATNLLPQFYKKRIFNYDLAVSGMRLILWGFFQKIVIADGCALYVNDIFENYTDYSSLTLIFGVVLFAFQIYGDFAGYSNIAIGVSRLFGFTLMRNFNYPYFSRNIAEFWRRWHISLSTWFRDYLYIPLGGSKGSKWNKIRNVFIIFIVSGFWHGANWTFIIWGALNAFFFLPLLLSNRNRAYLNEIEVKRFLPSIKTLVQMGFTFVLTSFAWIFFRSNSVADAFQYVKRIIINNDYLTLSSDRTMNVSVKPLLVSLALFILFEWYNRNRESIVGGNLFKSPFLRYSLYFVIVFMIILNIKNEASGFIYFQF, encoded by the coding sequence ATGCTCTTTAATTCGTTAGATTTTGCTTTTTTTTTACCAATAGTTTTTGTGCTTTATTGGTTTGTTGTCAATAAAAAGATAAGCGTTCAGAATTTTTTTTTAGTACTTGTTAGTTATGTTTTTTATGGTTGGTGGGATTGGAGATTTCTTAGCCTTATTATATTTAGCTCTTTAGTAGATTATTTACTCGGTAAAAAAATATATGCAACTTCAAATTCTGCAAAAAGAAAACTTTTTTTATATGCAAGTGTTGCAGTTAACATAGGCTTTTTAGGTTTTTTCAAATACTATAATTTCTTTGTTGAAAGTTTCGTAAGTAGTTTTAGTTATTTCGGATTAGATTTCAATGTTTCTACTTTAAAAATCATTCTTCCTGTTGGTATAAGTTTTTATACATTTCAGACATTGAGTTATACAATAGATGTGTATAGAGGGAAATTAAAACCAGCCAAAGACCCTATTTCATTTTTCACTTTTGTGAGTTTCTTTCCGCAGTTAGTCGCTGGTCCTATAGAGCGTGCCACAAACTTGTTACCACAATTCTATAAAAAGAGAATTTTTAATTACGATTTGGCGGTATCTGGCATGCGACTGATACTTTGGGGTTTTTTTCAGAAAATAGTAATTGCAGATGGCTGTGCTTTGTATGTGAATGATATTTTTGAAAATTATACAGACTATTCGAGTCTAACACTGATTTTTGGTGTGGTGTTATTTGCATTTCAGATTTATGGTGATTTTGCAGGTTACTCTAATATAGCGATTGGCGTCAGTCGACTCTTTGGCTTTACACTAATGCGTAACTTTAATTATCCTTATTTTTCTAGAAACATTGCTGAATTTTGGCGTCGTTGGCACATCTCTTTGTCTACTTGGTTTAGAGATTATTTGTACATCCCGTTAGGTGGTAGTAAAGGCAGTAAGTGGAACAAAATTAGAAATGTATTTATCATTTTTATTGTCAGTGGTTTTTGGCATGGTGCTAATTGGACCTTTATAATTTGGGGAGCTTTAAATGCATTTTTCTTTTTACCATTGCTTTTGAGTAATAGAAATAGAGCATATCTCAATGAAATAGAAGTAAAGCGTTTTTTGCCTTCAATAAAGACTCTGGTGCAAATGGGTTTTACATTTGTGTTAACTTCCTTTGCATGGATATTTTTTAGGAGTAACTCAGTTGCAGATGCTTTTCAGTATGTTAAGCGTATTATAATAAACAACGATTATTTAACATTATCTTCAGACAGAACAATGAATGTGTCTGTAAAACCTTTATTAGTAAGTCTTGCTTTGTTTATTTTGTTTGAATGGTATAATAGAAATAGAGAATCAATTGTAGGGGGTAACCTATTTAAAAGCCCTTTTTTGAGGTATAGTTTGTACTTTGTAATTGTGTTTATGATTATTCTTAATATTAAAAATGAAGCTAGCGGATTTATTTATTTTCAATTTTAA
- the neuC gene encoding UDP-N-acetylglucosamine 2-epimerase — MVNKKIVFLTGTRADFGKVKALIQSVKDHNDFEPYIFVTGMHLLHEYGYTLIEVERCGYDNISTFHNHTDEATMDLTLAKTINGFSEYIKEIQPDLIVVHGDRVEALAGSIVGSLNNILVAHIEGGELSGTIDELIRHSVSKLSHIHYTSNDEAKKRLMQMGELEQSIFTIGSPDVDIMFSDNLPDLNEVKRYYQIDYKTFGLAMFHPVTTEIDTIETKANQFVEALISSDENYVIIYPNNDLGSKHILKAYEKLQDNLRFKIFPSLRFEYFLTLLKNSKFIIGNSSAGVREAPYYSVSTINIGNRQLNRANSSKIINVPCEKSQILEALNNLSKTSNAITETFGKGNSAKLFLDSLESSKVWSINHQKQFKDAL, encoded by the coding sequence ATGGTCAATAAGAAAATTGTCTTTTTAACAGGCACAAGAGCTGATTTTGGTAAAGTAAAGGCGCTCATCCAAAGTGTAAAAGATCATAATGATTTTGAACCTTATATTTTTGTTACAGGAATGCATCTTTTACACGAATATGGATATACTTTAATCGAAGTAGAAAGATGTGGTTACGACAATATTTCAACATTTCATAATCATACAGATGAGGCTACAATGGACTTAACATTGGCGAAAACGATCAATGGATTTTCAGAATATATAAAAGAAATACAACCAGATTTAATAGTTGTACATGGAGATAGAGTTGAAGCTTTGGCTGGATCCATTGTTGGAAGTTTAAACAATATATTAGTAGCTCATATCGAAGGTGGTGAACTTTCTGGTACTATAGATGAGTTAATTAGGCATTCCGTTTCAAAATTGAGTCATATCCATTATACATCTAATGACGAAGCCAAGAAACGATTAATGCAAATGGGTGAATTAGAACAATCAATCTTTACCATAGGCTCGCCTGATGTAGATATTATGTTTTCTGATAATCTTCCCGATCTTAATGAAGTAAAACGTTATTATCAAATAGACTATAAAACTTTTGGACTTGCCATGTTTCATCCTGTTACTACAGAGATTGATACTATTGAAACAAAGGCTAATCAGTTTGTGGAGGCATTAATTAGTAGCGACGAAAATTATGTGATTATTTATCCAAATAATGACTTGGGTAGTAAACACATACTAAAGGCCTACGAAAAACTTCAAGATAATTTGAGATTTAAAATCTTCCCTTCTTTACGATTCGAATATTTCTTAACATTACTTAAAAATTCAAAATTTATTATTGGTAACAGTAGTGCTGGCGTAAGAGAAGCACCATATTATAGTGTATCCACAATAAATATTGGTAATAGACAACTCAATAGAGCTAATTCATCTAAAATAATAAATGTCCCATGCGAAAAATCACAAATATTAGAAGCACTAAATAATCTTTCAAAAACGTCAAATGCAATAACTGAAACTTTTGGTAAAGGCAATAGCGCAAAATTATTTTTAGATAGCTTAGAATCGTCAAAAGTTTGGTCTATAAATCATCAAAAGCAATTTAAAGATGCTCTTTAA
- a CDS encoding N-acetylneuraminate synthase family protein, which translates to MKNKPYIEISGRKIGVNFPPLVIAEIGINHEGSIKVAKEMVDAAHRAGVEVVKHQTHIVEDEMSGAAKKVIPGNADISIYEIMERCSLNESEELELKNYVESKGMIFISTPFSRAAAERLKRFNVSAYKIGSGECNNYPLLEHISKFGKPVILSTGMNTIASVKKAVEIFNNHNTPLALLHTTNLYPTPSHLVRYGAMMDLHTSFPDHVFGLSDHTLNNNACLGSVALGASILERHFTDHKQRTGPDIVCSMDENECANLITGSSEIWSMRGGTKEPAKEEQVTIDFAFATICSIKAIEKGDVFSKDNIWVKRPGTGEILAEHYNDVIGKIANHNVEKDKQLSWKDIK; encoded by the coding sequence ATGAAGAATAAGCCTTACATAGAAATATCAGGCAGGAAAATTGGTGTAAATTTTCCACCTTTAGTTATTGCAGAAATAGGAATTAACCATGAAGGTTCGATAAAAGTCGCTAAAGAAATGGTCGATGCTGCCCATCGAGCAGGAGTTGAAGTTGTTAAGCATCAAACTCATATTGTAGAAGACGAGATGAGCGGAGCTGCAAAAAAAGTTATTCCTGGAAATGCGGATATTTCTATCTACGAAATTATGGAACGCTGTTCACTAAATGAATCAGAAGAGCTAGAATTAAAGAATTATGTAGAAAGCAAAGGCATGATTTTTATTTCTACTCCATTCTCTAGAGCAGCTGCTGAGCGCTTAAAACGGTTCAATGTTTCTGCTTACAAAATTGGCTCAGGTGAATGCAATAATTATCCATTATTAGAGCACATTTCTAAATTCGGTAAACCTGTAATTCTAAGTACAGGAATGAATACTATAGCAAGTGTAAAAAAGGCAGTAGAAATTTTTAATAATCATAACACACCTTTGGCATTATTGCATACTACAAATCTATATCCTACACCATCGCATTTGGTTAGATATGGAGCAATGATGGATTTACATACTTCATTCCCAGATCATGTTTTTGGGCTTAGTGATCATACCTTAAATAACAATGCATGTCTAGGTTCGGTAGCACTCGGAGCTTCAATTTTAGAACGTCATTTTACAGATCATAAGCAACGTACAGGACCAGATATAGTTTGTAGCATGGATGAAAATGAATGCGCGAATTTAATCACCGGAAGTTCAGAAATATGGTCGATGCGAGGTGGAACAAAAGAACCTGCAAAAGAAGAGCAAGTAACTATTGATTTTGCTTTTGCCACTATTTGTTCAATTAAAGCTATTGAGAAAGGTGATGTATTTTCAAAAGATAATATTTGGGTCAAGCGACCAGGAACTGGTGAAATTCTAGCTGAACATTATAATGATGTTATAGGTAAGATTGCTAATCACAATGTAGAAAAGGATAAACAGTTATCATGGAAAGACATAAAATAA
- a CDS encoding cytidylyltransferase domain-containing protein, which translates to MSKTIAIIPARGNSKRLPKKNVKILGDVPLIAHSINYAISNSDIIDEIYVTTDCDEIKRIALDFGAKVIDRPKELSGDLEPTITALKHAISDIEDVGLVILLQPTNPFRPLELLKEAYKIFVNNNINSLFTVSRDYRKYGKIIANKFKPFNYKIGQRSQDIDPLYFENGLLYITKASLIEEDIIFDELSYSLIVNHKFAEVDIDSQEDFDYAEYILENYNEE; encoded by the coding sequence TTGAGTAAAACAATAGCAATAATACCAGCAAGAGGTAATTCAAAAAGGCTGCCTAAAAAAAATGTAAAAATACTTGGTGATGTACCACTTATTGCTCATTCTATTAATTATGCAATCTCCAACTCAGATATAATTGATGAAATTTATGTAACAACCGATTGTGATGAAATAAAACGAATAGCATTAGATTTTGGTGCAAAAGTAATAGATAGACCCAAAGAGTTAAGTGGTGATTTAGAACCAACAATAACAGCCTTAAAACATGCTATTTCTGACATTGAAGATGTTGGTTTAGTAATTTTATTACAACCTACAAATCCATTTAGACCGCTCGAATTATTAAAAGAAGCATATAAAATTTTTGTAAATAATAATATTAATAGTTTGTTTACTGTAAGTAGAGACTACAGAAAATATGGTAAAATAATTGCTAATAAGTTTAAGCCATTTAATTATAAAATTGGGCAAAGAAGTCAAGATATAGATCCTTTATATTTTGAAAATGGACTTTTATACATTACAAAAGCATCGTTAATAGAAGAGGATATAATATTTGATGAGTTATCTTATTCACTAATCGTAAATCATAAATTTGCAGAAGTAGATATTGATTCCCAAGAAGACTTTGACTATGCCGAATATATTTTAGAAAATTATAATGAAGAATAA
- a CDS encoding glycosyltransferase family 4 protein: MKTNILITSIGLPSTKIGSWNIMFSKLIEAKPSLFTHIICPKSNNNQSDSKYYIVNPPLIKSYKFQKIVKHYRYRNYYKVLKKILNREDFVTINIIDNINMLLSIHQLLEKDNLRHKVVLIYHLHGYELSIENKSLFYKSADKLLVLTNTTYSNQIKVKRDSPCKIKQIYNGIDTELFYPISKYEQAEIRRELNFEEDKTYYLWVSQDRKKKGLQVVLEAWETFIKDKPNVRLLVIGTDKYKYKKAQVVFVGRKLNNQLPKYYQIATFFLFSTLCHEGHPLALTEALVSGCYCLASKIDPIPEVLNNGEYGVLVANPNNPKSWIIALDATFKSYKIEGHKFTIPNRKYSLLNWFNNMENLIQEEHNINAVE; the protein is encoded by the coding sequence ATGAAAACTAATATTTTAATAACATCGATAGGTTTGCCAAGTACCAAAATTGGTAGTTGGAATATTATGTTTTCAAAACTTATTGAAGCTAAACCATCATTATTTACACACATTATATGCCCCAAATCAAATAATAATCAATCAGATTCTAAGTATTATATAGTTAATCCACCACTTATAAAATCCTATAAATTTCAAAAAATTGTAAAGCATTACAGATATAGAAATTATTATAAGGTTTTAAAAAAGATTCTTAACAGAGAAGACTTTGTAACGATAAATATTATTGATAATATTAATATGTTGTTATCAATACATCAGCTTTTAGAAAAAGATAATTTAAGACATAAAGTTGTATTAATATATCATCTTCATGGCTATGAATTGTCAATAGAAAATAAATCTCTATTTTATAAATCTGCAGATAAACTATTGGTATTAACAAATACTACTTATTCAAATCAAATTAAAGTTAAGAGAGATTCACCTTGTAAAATAAAGCAAATTTATAATGGTATAGATACAGAATTGTTTTATCCTATATCCAAATATGAACAAGCTGAAATCAGAAGAGAGTTAAATTTTGAAGAAGATAAAACCTATTATTTATGGGTTTCTCAAGACCGAAAAAAGAAAGGTTTACAAGTTGTATTAGAAGCGTGGGAGACATTTATAAAAGATAAACCAAATGTTAGACTTTTGGTTATTGGTACAGATAAATATAAATATAAGAAAGCACAAGTAGTCTTTGTCGGTAGAAAATTAAATAATCAATTACCAAAGTATTATCAAATAGCTACTTTTTTCTTATTTTCAACATTATGTCACGAGGGTCATCCATTGGCATTAACTGAGGCTCTAGTATCTGGTTGTTATTGTTTGGCTTCAAAGATTGATCCTATACCAGAAGTTTTAAATAATGGCGAATATGGTGTTTTAGTAGCAAATCCAAATAACCCTAAATCGTGGATAATCGCACTAGATGCAACTTTTAAAAGTTATAAAATTGAGGGTCATAAATTTACAATACCAAATAGAAAATATAGTTTATTAAATTGGTTTAACAATATGGAAAATTTAATACAAGAAGAACATAATATTAACGCAGTTGAGTAA
- a CDS encoding glycosyltransferase family 2 protein encodes MQTDLVSIIIPTYNRAKLLPETLDSILEQSYNNWECIIVDDRSTDKTKEVVNHYTKLDSRFLFYERPIERLNGANACRNYGFEKSNGQYINWFDSDDIMLPNFLKSKLEIFNNENSLEAVFAFGAYFDTSIYDIEVSKPDISYTDILDYVTNRFYLITHGPLWKKTFLKDKELYDEHRQKIQDTEFHFRMLIEGVKFKFYDASHLFLIRRGDDRISSRKSLTVSKLEDVLKYHYFTLISSKKAKSKQQQKYLEVTSRNILKSFYELVAYQDSLLLRYRLFKKHRKKIEEASSSLKDNFISSIKIKLGVIFTVIFKKGFSLLVK; translated from the coding sequence ATGCAAACCGACTTAGTTTCTATAATAATACCTACCTACAATCGTGCAAAATTATTGCCCGAAACTTTGGATAGTATATTAGAACAATCATATAATAATTGGGAGTGTATTATAGTAGATGATCGAAGTACTGATAAGACTAAAGAAGTTGTTAATCACTATACAAAATTAGATTCAAGATTTTTGTTTTACGAAAGACCAATAGAAAGGTTAAATGGAGCCAATGCTTGTCGTAACTATGGATTCGAAAAATCAAATGGCCAATATATTAATTGGTTTGATAGTGATGATATAATGCTGCCAAATTTTTTAAAAAGTAAACTAGAAATTTTCAATAATGAGAACTCTTTAGAAGCCGTATTTGCTTTTGGTGCTTATTTCGATACATCTATATATGATATAGAGGTTTCTAAACCAGATATAAGTTATACAGATATATTAGACTACGTCACCAATAGATTTTATTTGATTACCCATGGACCTCTTTGGAAAAAAACCTTCCTAAAAGATAAAGAGCTCTATGATGAGCATAGGCAGAAAATACAAGACACAGAGTTTCATTTTAGAATGTTGATAGAAGGGGTTAAATTTAAGTTTTACGATGCAAGTCATTTATTTTTAATACGAAGAGGAGATGATAGAATATCATCGAGAAAATCACTAACGGTTAGTAAACTAGAGGATGTTTTAAAATATCATTATTTTACATTGATATCAAGTAAAAAAGCTAAATCTAAACAACAGCAAAAGTATTTAGAAGTAACTTCGAGAAATATTTTAAAGTCATTTTATGAATTAGTTGCATATCAAGATTCATTGTTATTAAGATATAGACTTTTTAAGAAGCATAGGAAGAAAATAGAAGAAGCGTCTTCAAGTTTAAAAGATAATTTTATATCATCAATTAAAATAAAATTAGGCGTTATATTCACAGTGATTTTTAAGAAAGGCTTTTCTTTATTAGTAAAATGA